AGCCCTGGGTACCAATGCCATCGAGCTTTGGGTAGCTCCAGGTGCTGAGACCACTATCCATAAGTGCAAGAATCTCGGTACAGTAACTAAAGTAATGGTAGGTGGCAAGGAAGTAGTCTTCGAGGTTCTCGAAGAGGGCACAGCCTTGAAGCTCACAGCTCCTACAGGTTTGGAGAATGGTGACTATGATATCACTTTGGTAGATGGTGAGGGCAACCAGTTCTCTGGCGGAATCATCAAGGTAACCACCGAGGCTCGCCCATCTATGGAGAATACCCTCTGGGAAGGTGAGTTCTCTGTAACATGGGGCACTCCTTTCGAGGCCTTGAAGGATACCTTCCTCTCAAAGGTGAAGGCGGGTACTATCCTCCGTGTTTATGTGGATGGAAATGGCCAGGGTACCGCTACCACAGCTTGGTGGAACAACATCCTTACTGGTAAGGGCGACCCTGATCGTAATGACTTCATGGTGACTGGTCCTGCTACATGGGAGTTTGAACTGACCGACCTCTCTATCCAACTCTTGACAGAGCAGAATGGTTTCCTCCTCGTGGGTGATGGTTACACCGTAAAGAAAGTAACTATTGAATAACATATTAGAAAGATTTCCGTTTTTATCATAAAACGTCAAACCTTTACTGTTTATGAAGAAAATTTTATTATCTATTTCATTGTTGGCATTGGCTTATACAGCCAGTGCCAATGTTCCGGTTATCAAGAGCGACCCTAAGATTGAGGCTCAGGTAGAACAAACCCTGAAGAAACTCACCTTGGAGGAAAAGATAGGTCAGATGATGGAATTGGTGACCGACCTCTTTGGTGCCAACGACAAGAACGGTGTGTTCTATATCGACGAGCACAAGACCGATTCTATCCTTTCCCGCTATAAGATTGGCTCTATCCTCAACGCTCCAAATACCTGCGCACCAACCGCCAAGCAGTGGGAGAAGTACATTGCGCAAATCCAGAAGATCTCGATGAAGCGCATCGGCATCCCTTGTGTCTTCGGTCTCGACCAGAACCACGGTTCTACTTATACACAGGGCGGAACCCTCTTCCCGCAGAACATCAATGTGGCTGCCACCTTCAATCGTGAGATTGCTCGCCGTTCGGCTGAGGCTACCGCTTATGAGACTCGTGCGGTGAGCATACCTTGGACTTACAGTCCTACCGTTGATCTCGGTCGTGATGCCCGTTGGCCTCGCATCTGGGAGAACTTTGGCGAGGATTGCTACCTCAGTTCTGAGATGGGCAAGGCGATGGTCTATGGTTTCCAGGGCGAGGACCCAAACAACATCGACCAGTATCACATTGCCACTTCAATGAAGCACTTCATGGGCTATGGTGTGCCTTGGACCGGTAAAGACCGTACGCCAGCCTATATCTCTCCAGCCGACTTGCGAGAGAAGCACTTCGCTCCTTTCCTGGCGGGTCTGCAGGCTGGAGCCTTAACCGTGATGGTGAATTCCGCTTCCGTCAATGGTATGCCGATGCATGCCAACAAGGACATCCTGACAGGATGGCTGAAGGAAGAGACAGGATGGGATGGTGTGCTCATCACCGACTGGGCAGACATCAACAATCTCTATACTCGTGAGATGGTGGCAAAGGACAAGAAGGATGCGCTCCGCATCGCCATCAATGCCGGTATCGATATGATTATGGAACCTTATTCTTGCGATGCTTGTGGTTATCTTGTAGAACTGGTGAAGGAAGGTAAGATTCCGCTGAGTCGCATCGACGATGCCTGTCGCCGTGTGCTTCGCATGAAGTACCGTCTCGACCTCTTCAAGAACCCAACCCAGAAACTGAAGAATTATCCTAAGTTTGGTGGT
This Segatella copri DSM 18205 DNA region includes the following protein-coding sequences:
- a CDS encoding glycoside hydrolase family 3 N-terminal domain-containing protein, whose amino-acid sequence is MKKILLSISLLALAYTASANVPVIKSDPKIEAQVEQTLKKLTLEEKIGQMMELVTDLFGANDKNGVFYIDEHKTDSILSRYKIGSILNAPNTCAPTAKQWEKYIAQIQKISMKRIGIPCVFGLDQNHGSTYTQGGTLFPQNINVAATFNREIARRSAEATAYETRAVSIPWTYSPTVDLGRDARWPRIWENFGEDCYLSSEMGKAMVYGFQGEDPNNIDQYHIATSMKHFMGYGVPWTGKDRTPAYISPADLREKHFAPFLAGLQAGALTVMVNSASVNGMPMHANKDILTGWLKEETGWDGVLITDWADINNLYTREMVAKDKKDALRIAINAGIDMIMEPYSCDACGYLVELVKEGKIPLSRIDDACRRVLRMKYRLDLFKNPTQKLKNYPKFGGEEFAKLALEGATESMVLLKNEGNILPLQHGKKILLTGPNANQMRCLDGGWSYTWQGHRADEFAGKYNTIYEAFCNEYGKENVILNQGVTYNEKGKYWEENEPQIQGAVAAAKDADVIVACIGENSYTETPGNLTDLWLSENQRNLVKALAQTGKPVILVLNEGRPRLIADIEPLAQGIINILIPGNMGGDALANLVSGKSNFSGKMPYTYPKEINSLVNYDFKKSEEVGTMEGAYDYNAKITQQWGFGYGLSYTTYKYSNLKVSQSDFRHGDIIKVSVDVKNTGKVAGKESVLLFSSDLIASMVPDGRRLRAFDKVELQPGETKTMTFELKADDLAFVGWNGKWRLEEGDFKLMIADQSADIHCTDTYQWSTANR